The Acetonema longum DSM 6540 DNA window ACCGGTAGGGCGCAAACTGGATTTTATCGTGCAGGAAATGAACCGTGAAACTAACACCATAGGATCCAAAGCAAATGATTATACAGTGTCCAATATGGTTGTCGAAATGAAAAGTGAAATAGAAAAGGTCAGAGAGCAAATCCAAAACATAGAGTAATAATAGATGAGTATGGACCGGCAAAACATAGGAGATTACTGAGGGAGGTTTTTTTCTGCTATGGAAATCAAACTGATCAATATCGGCTTTGGTAATATTGTTTCCGCCAATCGGATTATTTCAATTGTCAGTCCTGAATCAGCTCCGATCAAACGCATTATTCAGGAAGCACGGGATCGGGGGATGCTGATTGACGCCACTTATGGCAGAAGAACCAGGGCAGTTATCATTGCTGACAGCGATCATGTGATCCTTTCTGCCGTTCAGCCCGAGACTGTCGCCCATCGTCTGGTCAGCAAGGATGTTGCCGATGACGCTGCCGAGTAATTAAAGAAGGGGTTTTCAAATGCAGCAAGGAATATTAATTGTCCTTTCCGGTCCCTCCGGCACCGGGAAGGGAACGATTTGTAAAGAATTGCTGCGGAGTATGCCTGAATTGCATTACTCCGTTTCAGCAACGACCCGTCCCGCCAGAACGGGAGAAATAAAAGGCGTAAGTTATCATTTTGTCTCTCTTGAATCGTTTCAGCAGATGCTAAGCCAGGATGCCTTGTTGGAATGGGCCCAAGTGTACGGGCAGTATTACGGCACTCCCCGCCAGTATGTGGATGAGAAACTGCAAAACGGGCAAGACGTGGTTCTTGAAATTGATGTTCAGGGTGCCATGAAAATAAAAGAAAAATTTCCACAAGGAGTCTTTATCTTTATTGTCCCGCCATCATTAGCGGAGTTATCAGTACGAATTAACAAAAGAGGGTCTGATACACCGGATGCGATTGCCAAGCGCCTCGGCTGCGCCAAAACTGAGTTATCCCTAGCCGGAAGTTACAACTATGTAATCATGAATGATGAAGTGGCCAAGGCTGTGAACAAGATCCGGTCGATTGTTACGGCGGAGAAGTGCCGGACGGTGAGAAATCAAGACATATTAGACAAGATCTGTAATGATTAAGGGGGATTCCAATGATTCGTCCGTCTTTAGATGTTTTAGTCAGTAAAGTAGATAGTAAATATACATTAGTAGTATTAGCGGCCAAAAGGGCCCGTGAAGTAATGAATGGCGATTCCCCCCTGGCGGAAAGCAAATCCAATAAGCCGGTCACCCTGGCCCTGGAAGAGGTTGCCCAGAATAAAATTTCTTACGAACGCACCAAAGCCGGCATAAAATAGGGGGGAGCTCCATGACTCAGACCAAAAATATTGTGATGGGAGTCAGCGGAGGGATTGCGGCCTATAAAGCGGTTGAAGTGGCCAGTAGTCTGAAAAAAGCCGGTTGCAGCGTGCATATCATTATGACCGATGCAGCTGCCAAATTTGTCACTCCTCTTACTTTTCGCGAAATAACGGCGAATCCGGTAGTTGTCGGCATGTGGGAAGAGCCGAAAAAATGGAATGTAGAGCATATCGCCTTGGCTTCCCTGGCCGACGTGTTTGCGATCGTGCCGGCAACCGCGAATATCATTGGCAAAATTGCCAATGGTATTGCCGATGATATGCTCTCCACGACGGTGATGGCGACCAGAGCGCCTGTCATTTTGGCGCCTGCCATGAACACGAATATGTATAATAACCCGATCCTGCAAGAAAACCTGGTGAAACTGGCGAAACTGGGTTATGACATCATTCAACCGGAAAGCGGCCGGCTGGCTTGCGGCGTCGAAGGCTTCGGCCGGTTGGCGCAGCCAGCGGTTATTGTCGACAGGCTGTTGTCTTATTTAGGCCATAAAAAAGACTTGCAGCAGAAAAAAATCCTAATTACTGCCGGCGGCACCCGGGAGCCGATTGATCCGGTTCGTTACATCGGCAACCGTTCCAGCGGAAAGATGGGATATGCAATTGCCAAAGCCGCTGTCGAAAGAGGGGCGGAGGTTACTTTAGTAACCGGCCCTACTGTTCTCGCGGCGCCGGTCGGCGTTAAAGTCATTGCCATTGAAACAACTGAGCAGATGAGGCTGGCCGTCTTGGCGGCATTTCCCGACACCGATATTGTCATTAAGGCGGCGGCAGTGGCTGATTACCGGCCAACAGAGACTGCCCCCCAAAAAATAAAGAAAACTGATGACACATTGACGCTTATTTTGCAAAAAAACCCGGATATCTTAAAAGAGCTAGGCGGTTTAAAAAAACCAAATCAACTCTTAATCGGCTTCGCGGCGGAAACTCATGAACTTTTAACCTATGCCCGGCAAAAGCTCGTTCAGAAAAACCTGGATATGATTGTTGCCAATGATGTGACTGCCCCCGGCGCCGGCTTTAACTCTGACACCAATATCGTAAAACTTTTGTATCGGAACGGCTCGTCGGAAGAGTTGCCGCAAATGGAGAAAGACAAGTTGGCGCATGTCCTGCTTGATAGAATTTGCAGTTTCGTGTAAAAGCAAATGGAAATAAGGAAAAGGCAATAAAAATTGTTTGCTTTTTCAATTCATTTGCTGTAAGATTTTCTTGGTAAAAAACTATATATAGTAAACTCATCCAGAGTTGGCGGAGGGACTGGCCCGATGAAGC harbors:
- the rpoZ gene encoding DNA-directed RNA polymerase subunit omega, translated to MIRPSLDVLVSKVDSKYTLVVLAAKRAREVMNGDSPLAESKSNKPVTLALEEVAQNKISYERTKAGIK
- the gmk gene encoding guanylate kinase, translating into MQQGILIVLSGPSGTGKGTICKELLRSMPELHYSVSATTRPARTGEIKGVSYHFVSLESFQQMLSQDALLEWAQVYGQYYGTPRQYVDEKLQNGQDVVLEIDVQGAMKIKEKFPQGVFIFIVPPSLAELSVRINKRGSDTPDAIAKRLGCAKTELSLAGSYNYVIMNDEVAKAVNKIRSIVTAEKCRTVRNQDILDKICND
- the coaBC gene encoding bifunctional phosphopantothenoylcysteine decarboxylase/phosphopantothenate--cysteine ligase CoaBC, coding for MTQTKNIVMGVSGGIAAYKAVEVASSLKKAGCSVHIIMTDAAAKFVTPLTFREITANPVVVGMWEEPKKWNVEHIALASLADVFAIVPATANIIGKIANGIADDMLSTTVMATRAPVILAPAMNTNMYNNPILQENLVKLAKLGYDIIQPESGRLACGVEGFGRLAQPAVIVDRLLSYLGHKKDLQQKKILITAGGTREPIDPVRYIGNRSSGKMGYAIAKAAVERGAEVTLVTGPTVLAAPVGVKVIAIETTEQMRLAVLAAFPDTDIVIKAAAVADYRPTETAPQKIKKTDDTLTLILQKNPDILKELGGLKKPNQLLIGFAAETHELLTYARQKLVQKNLDMIVANDVTAPGAGFNSDTNIVKLLYRNGSSEELPQMEKDKLAHVLLDRICSFV
- the remA gene encoding extracellular matrix/biofilm regulator RemA, with the protein product MEIKLINIGFGNIVSANRIISIVSPESAPIKRIIQEARDRGMLIDATYGRRTRAVIIADSDHVILSAVQPETVAHRLVSKDVADDAAE